Proteins from a single region of Nocardioides anomalus:
- a CDS encoding VanW family protein codes for MSTTRLALTRRRVTERHPWLYPLAVRAHQLRRHVAWATSGTRWATRAPGTPELPVRVKKHGSLLLRELSPDEMALQHNKVVNLRLASARTDGVVIRPGETFSFNKVVGNCTARKGYVVGMRLSNGEARAGVGGGICQLANLLHWMFLHSPLTVVERSEHSFDPFPDKSRVLPWGVGCSIVWNYVDLVVRNDTDTTFMVHTWVEDKHLRGELRADRPVEHSYKVEARDEEFVRVGDRVWRRNEIWRSLVDRRTGSVVGEELVKRNCAVVKYPPPEHLVVDLDQDGQRTTAPRSTTREGVLSTARS; via the coding sequence GGCCGTGCGCGCCCACCAGCTGCGCCGCCACGTCGCCTGGGCCACGTCCGGCACCCGCTGGGCCACCCGGGCGCCCGGGACCCCGGAGCTGCCGGTCCGGGTCAAGAAGCACGGCTCGCTGCTCCTGCGCGAGCTCTCCCCCGACGAGATGGCCCTGCAGCACAACAAGGTCGTCAACCTGCGGCTGGCGAGCGCCCGCACGGACGGCGTGGTGATCCGCCCCGGCGAGACGTTCTCGTTCAACAAGGTGGTCGGCAACTGCACCGCCCGCAAGGGCTACGTCGTCGGCATGCGCCTGTCCAACGGCGAGGCCAGGGCCGGTGTCGGCGGCGGCATCTGCCAGCTGGCGAACCTGCTGCACTGGATGTTCCTGCACTCCCCGCTCACCGTCGTCGAGCGCTCCGAGCACAGCTTCGACCCGTTCCCGGACAAGTCCCGGGTCCTGCCCTGGGGGGTCGGCTGCTCGATCGTGTGGAACTACGTCGACCTCGTGGTCCGCAACGACACCGACACGACGTTCATGGTCCACACCTGGGTGGAGGACAAGCACCTGCGCGGCGAGCTGCGCGCGGACCGCCCGGTCGAGCACTCCTACAAGGTGGAGGCCCGGGACGAGGAGTTCGTCCGCGTCGGTGACCGGGTCTGGCGCCGCAACGAGATCTGGCGCTCCCTGGTCGACCGCCGCACCGGGTCCGTGGTGGGCGAGGAGCTGGTCAAGCGCAACTGCGCGGTGGTGAAGTACCCGCCGCCCGAGCACCTCGTGGTGGACCTGGACCAGGACGGTCAGCGCACGACCGCACCCCGGAGCACCACGCGCGAAGGCGTCCTCAGCACCGCGAGGTCCTGA
- a CDS encoding amidohydrolase family protein, whose product MVALHVSGPVLPDGEARDLWVVDGHITLEHQPGAETVASGWVVPGLVDAHCHVGLDEHGEVDRQTAEEQAVADRDAGALLLRDCGSPADTRWVQERDDLPRLIRADRHIARTRRYIRNYAHEVEPDELTSYVERAAQQGDGWVKLVGDWIERDRGDLAPSFPADAFAAAIATAQALGAKVTAHCFGTEVLPMLIDAGIDCIEHGTGLTEDLIDAMVERGTALVPTAMQLDNFPNYADQAGEKFPAYAATMRDLHARRRDTIMAAWEAGVPIYAGTDAGGVLPHGGIAGEVAELASYGIPAEDALGAASWRAREWLGLNATLEEGAPADFVVYDADPRQDLAVLRTPSRVVLRGAVVR is encoded by the coding sequence GTGGTCGCTCTCCACGTCTCCGGACCGGTCCTGCCCGACGGGGAGGCCCGTGACCTCTGGGTCGTGGACGGCCACATCACCCTCGAGCACCAGCCCGGCGCGGAGACGGTGGCCAGCGGCTGGGTCGTCCCCGGACTGGTCGACGCGCACTGCCACGTGGGCCTCGACGAGCACGGGGAGGTCGACCGCCAGACCGCCGAGGAGCAGGCCGTCGCCGACCGCGACGCCGGCGCGCTCCTGCTGCGCGACTGCGGCAGCCCGGCCGACACCCGCTGGGTCCAGGAGCGCGACGACCTCCCGCGCCTGATCCGCGCCGACCGGCACATCGCCCGGACCCGACGCTACATCCGCAACTACGCCCACGAGGTCGAGCCCGACGAGCTGACGTCGTACGTCGAGCGCGCCGCGCAGCAGGGTGACGGCTGGGTCAAGCTCGTCGGCGACTGGATCGAGCGCGACCGCGGGGACCTGGCCCCGTCGTTCCCCGCCGACGCCTTCGCCGCGGCCATCGCGACCGCGCAGGCCCTCGGCGCCAAGGTCACCGCGCACTGCTTCGGCACCGAGGTGCTGCCGATGCTCATCGACGCCGGCATCGACTGCATCGAGCACGGCACGGGCCTGACCGAGGACCTCATCGACGCCATGGTCGAGCGCGGCACCGCACTGGTCCCGACGGCGATGCAGCTCGACAACTTCCCGAACTACGCCGACCAGGCGGGCGAGAAGTTCCCGGCGTACGCCGCCACCATGCGCGACCTGCACGCACGCCGGCGCGACACGATCATGGCGGCCTGGGAGGCCGGCGTGCCGATCTACGCCGGGACCGACGCCGGGGGAGTGCTGCCGCACGGCGGCATCGCCGGCGAGGTGGCCGAGCTCGCGTCCTACGGCATCCCGGCCGAGGACGCGCTCGGCGCGGCGTCGTGGCGGGCGCGGGAGTGGCTGGGGCTGAACGCGACGCTCGAGGAGGGGGCGCCGGCGGACTTCGTGGTCTACGACGCCGACCCGCGTCAGGACCTCGCGGTGCTGAGGACGCCTTCGCGCGTGGTGCTCCGGGGTGCGGTCGTGCGCTGA